In a single window of the Methylococcus sp. Mc7 genome:
- the uvrB gene encoding excinuclease ABC subunit UvrB: MLPGSGHCLAQPAEESSKLPRGQKSKPFTLRSGYAPSGDQPEAIRRLVEGLNDGELHQTLLGVTGSGKTFTIANVISQVQRPTLILAPNKTLAAQLYGEMKEFFPENSVEYFVSYYDYYQPEAYVPASDTYIEKDSSLNEHIEQMRLSATKALIERHDTIIVATVSSIYGLGEPASYFEMVLHLVRGDMIDQRSLIRRLAELQYTRNEAELRRGTYRVRGDVIDIYPAESEREALRVELFDDEIERLSLFDPLTGEILSRIARYTVYPKTHYVTPREKLLQAVEEIKVELKDRLEHLRTQHKLVEAQRLEQRTLFDIEIILEVGYCSGIENYSRFLSGRAPGEPPPTLFDYLPDDALVVIDESHVTIPQLGAMYRGDRSRKETLVEYGFRLPSALDNRPLKFEEFELRAPQRIYVSATPGPYERAHAGAAVEQVVRPTGLVDPEVEVRPASTQVDDLLSEIRLRVQKGERVLVTTLTKRMAEDLTEYLMEHDVAVRYLHSDVDTVERVEIIRDLRLGKFDVLVGINLLREGLDIPEVSLVAILDADKEGFLRSVVSLIQTIGRAARNLHGKAILYADKVTQSMQQAIGETERRRAKQIAYNERHGLTPRGITKSVTDILEVPIPGGGAVGSRKQAARAAEPGSEYKVAKPAEAARLIKQLEEKMYAHARDLEFEEAARLRDEIQRIRESALMA, translated from the coding sequence ATGTTGCCTGGAAGCGGTCATTGCCTCGCCCAGCCGGCCGAGGAAAGCTCGAAACTGCCGCGCGGACAGAAATCGAAACCGTTCACGCTGCGGAGCGGATATGCGCCGTCCGGCGATCAGCCGGAGGCCATCCGGCGCCTGGTCGAGGGGTTGAACGACGGCGAGCTGCACCAGACCCTGCTCGGCGTGACCGGCTCGGGCAAGACTTTCACCATCGCCAACGTGATTTCCCAGGTTCAGCGCCCGACCCTGATCCTGGCGCCCAACAAGACGCTGGCGGCGCAGCTCTACGGCGAGATGAAGGAATTCTTCCCCGAGAATTCGGTGGAATACTTCGTTTCCTATTACGACTATTACCAGCCGGAGGCCTATGTGCCGGCCTCCGACACCTACATCGAAAAGGACTCCTCGCTGAACGAGCACATCGAGCAGATGCGGCTGTCGGCGACCAAGGCGCTGATCGAGCGGCACGACACCATCATCGTCGCCACGGTCTCCTCCATCTACGGCCTGGGCGAGCCGGCTTCGTATTTCGAGATGGTGCTGCACCTGGTGCGCGGCGACATGATCGACCAGCGCAGCCTGATCCGGCGGCTGGCCGAGCTCCAGTACACCCGCAACGAAGCCGAGCTGCGGCGCGGCACCTACCGGGTCCGGGGCGACGTCATCGACATCTACCCGGCCGAGTCGGAGAGGGAGGCGCTGCGGGTCGAGCTGTTCGACGACGAGATCGAGCGGCTCTCGCTGTTCGATCCGCTGACCGGGGAAATCCTCTCCCGCATCGCCCGCTACACCGTCTATCCCAAGACCCATTACGTCACGCCGCGGGAAAAGCTGCTGCAGGCGGTGGAAGAGATCAAGGTCGAACTGAAAGACCGGCTCGAGCATCTCCGCACCCAGCACAAGCTGGTGGAAGCCCAGCGCCTGGAGCAGCGGACCCTGTTCGACATCGAGATCATCCTGGAAGTCGGCTATTGCTCGGGCATCGAAAACTACTCGCGTTTCCTGTCGGGCCGGGCGCCGGGAGAACCGCCGCCGACCCTGTTCGATTACTTGCCGGACGATGCACTGGTCGTCATCGACGAAAGCCATGTCACCATCCCGCAGCTGGGCGCGATGTACCGGGGCGACCGATCCCGCAAGGAAACGCTGGTGGAGTACGGCTTCCGCCTGCCTTCGGCGCTCGACAACCGGCCGTTGAAATTCGAGGAATTCGAGCTGCGGGCGCCGCAGCGCATCTACGTGTCCGCGACGCCGGGCCCCTATGAACGCGCCCACGCCGGCGCGGCGGTGGAGCAGGTCGTGCGCCCCACCGGCCTGGTCGATCCGGAAGTCGAGGTCCGGCCGGCGTCGACCCAGGTCGACGATCTGCTGTCGGAGATCCGGCTCCGGGTACAAAAGGGCGAGCGCGTGCTGGTGACCACGCTGACCAAGCGCATGGCCGAGGACCTCACCGAATACCTGATGGAACACGACGTCGCCGTGCGCTACCTGCATTCCGACGTGGACACGGTGGAGCGGGTGGAGATCATCCGCGATCTCCGGCTCGGCAAATTCGACGTGCTGGTGGGCATCAACCTGCTGCGCGAAGGTCTCGACATTCCGGAGGTGTCGCTGGTGGCCATCCTCGACGCCGACAAGGAAGGGTTCCTGCGCTCGGTGGTGTCGCTGATCCAGACCATCGGCCGGGCCGCCCGCAACCTGCACGGCAAGGCGATCCTGTATGCCGACAAGGTGACGCAGTCGATGCAGCAGGCCATCGGCGAGACCGAGCGCCGCCGTGCCAAACAGATCGCCTACAATGAAAGGCATGGCCTGACCCCCAGGGGCATCACCAAGTCCGTGACGGACATCCTGGAGGTGCCCATTCCGGGCGGCGGCGCCGTGGGGTCGCGAAAGCAGGCGGCCCGCGCCGCCGAACCCGGCTCCGAGTACAAGGTGGCCAAGCCGGCGGAAGCGGCCAGGCTCATCAAGCAGCTCGAAGAGAAGATGTACGCACATGCCCGCGACCTGGAGTTCGAGGAAGCGGCCAGGCTGCGCGATGAGATTCAGCGGATCCGGGAGAGTGCGCTGATGGCGTGA
- a CDS encoding GtrA family protein, with amino-acid sequence MPKASLLKKFFRFVFVGGLATALQYAMLVALVSLWQWQVTFASSLGFTASALVNYWLNYKLTFRAKNSHRVAALRFSVTAGMGLLLNGAIVHLGITYTPFPYLWSQIAATVAVLFWNFVGGLKWTYAPPVRKSA; translated from the coding sequence ATGCCCAAAGCAAGTCTGCTGAAAAAATTCTTCCGTTTCGTGTTCGTGGGCGGTCTGGCCACCGCTTTGCAGTATGCGATGCTCGTCGCGCTGGTCAGCCTCTGGCAGTGGCAGGTGACCTTCGCCTCTTCGCTGGGTTTCACGGCGAGTGCCCTTGTAAACTACTGGCTGAATTACAAACTGACGTTCAGGGCCAAGAACAGCCACCGAGTCGCGGCGCTCCGGTTTTCCGTCACGGCCGGCATGGGGTTGCTGTTGAACGGAGCCATCGTTCACCTCGGAATCACTTATACGCCTTTCCCTTATCTCTGGTCCCAGATTGCGGCGACCGTCGCCGTACTGTTCTGGAATTTCGTCGGCGGCCTCAAGTGGACGTATGCGCCGCCGGTCCGAAAATCCGCCTGA
- a CDS encoding glycosyltransferase family 2 protein, whose translation MRTLGIVVPCFNEEEALPETARRLAVLLEDLQDKGKIGPDSRVYFVDDGSRDASWQTIRGLAETYGFVRGMKLSRNQGHQSALLAGLMHARGDCLISIDADLQDDLAAIESMLDAHAAGADIVYGVRKSRKSDSLFKRWAAEWYYRILALMGVEVVFNHADYRLMSRRAIDALREFGEVNLFLRGIIPKLGFNTATVYYDRAERIAGESKYPLRKMLGLALQGVTSFSVFPLRVITFLGFLISAVSFLVVCWVLWVRFVAGEAVPGWASILLPMSLLGGIQLLSLGVIGEYLGKIYLETKRRPRYFIQEVVARDDQEPVG comes from the coding sequence ATGCGCACACTCGGTATCGTCGTGCCCTGCTTCAATGAAGAAGAAGCGCTGCCTGAAACCGCAAGACGGCTGGCCGTCCTGCTGGAGGACCTCCAAGACAAAGGAAAAATCGGCCCGGATTCGCGGGTGTATTTCGTCGATGACGGCAGCCGGGATGCAAGCTGGCAGACCATTCGCGGCCTGGCGGAGACCTATGGTTTCGTGCGGGGGATGAAGCTGTCCCGAAACCAGGGGCATCAAAGCGCGCTGCTCGCCGGCTTGATGCATGCGAGAGGGGATTGCCTCATAAGCATCGACGCCGATCTGCAGGACGATCTGGCCGCCATCGAGTCCATGCTCGACGCCCACGCCGCCGGGGCCGACATCGTCTACGGGGTTCGCAAGAGCCGGAAGTCGGATTCGTTATTCAAGCGCTGGGCCGCCGAATGGTATTACCGAATCCTGGCGCTGATGGGGGTGGAGGTGGTGTTCAATCACGCCGACTATCGCTTGATGAGCCGGCGCGCCATCGATGCCCTCAGGGAGTTCGGCGAGGTCAATCTGTTCCTGCGCGGGATCATACCGAAGCTCGGATTCAACACCGCGACCGTCTATTACGATCGGGCGGAGCGCATCGCCGGGGAGTCTAAATATCCTTTGCGGAAAATGCTGGGTCTCGCCCTTCAGGGCGTCACGTCGTTTTCGGTATTTCCGCTGCGAGTCATTACCTTCCTGGGCTTTCTCATTTCCGCCGTCAGCTTCCTGGTGGTGTGCTGGGTGCTGTGGGTCCGGTTCGTCGCCGGCGAGGCCGTGCCCGGCTGGGCGTCGATCCTGTTGCCGATGAGCCTCCTCGGCGGCATTCAATTGCTGAGCCTCGGCGTCATCGGCGAATACCTCGGCAAGATCTACCTGGAAACCAAGCGCAGGCCTCGATATTTCATCCAGGAGGTCGTCGCGCGCGACGACCAGGAACCGGTCGGCTGA
- a CDS encoding phospholipid carrier-dependent glycosyltransferase, giving the protein MGQVNKDTGFFGSFLADKKILTLFAAILLFGFVTKIARLEYPRDFYFDEVYHGFTATVVLHGDRSAYDPWAKPPPGKAYEWTHPPLSKLIMAGMMSVFGEDAFGWRVGSVIFGTFATIAAAALAFELFGSLPVAVLTAALMSLDGLLLSQSRIAMNDIYFIFFMLTALIGYVRWKGAETSIRWLYFTGTALGLALATKWTTLYVFLVLAVDLGVTAIRDRRLPPLAACLNMPVALGLLPLAIYLSSYLQYFALGYRWPEFLELFRQMWFYHTGLKATHAAHSQPWQWILNLRPVWMYVDYSVPGKIANIYNLGNSVIFYGGLYAVAAAILKKEWYRSWPVAFMILVYFMLWLPWTISPRIMFFYHYAPAVPILCIILARWLGGNLAAQDKTDRITAKLILAAAFLWFVVFYPDNTAIHVPQGFADAVYFLVPGWKN; this is encoded by the coding sequence TTGGGTCAAGTAAACAAGGACACCGGTTTTTTCGGCAGCTTCCTGGCGGACAAAAAGATTCTCACCTTGTTCGCCGCCATCCTCCTGTTCGGCTTTGTCACGAAAATCGCCCGCCTCGAATACCCGCGGGACTTTTATTTCGACGAGGTATACCACGGATTCACCGCGACCGTCGTCCTGCACGGCGACCGGAGCGCCTACGACCCCTGGGCGAAACCGCCGCCGGGCAAGGCGTATGAATGGACGCACCCGCCCTTGTCCAAGCTGATCATGGCCGGAATGATGTCGGTTTTCGGCGAGGACGCCTTCGGCTGGCGCGTCGGCTCGGTCATTTTCGGCACCTTCGCCACCATTGCCGCCGCCGCGCTGGCTTTCGAGCTGTTCGGCTCACTTCCCGTCGCCGTCCTGACCGCTGCGCTGATGAGCCTCGACGGCCTCCTCCTCAGCCAATCCCGCATCGCGATGAACGATATTTACTTCATCTTTTTCATGCTGACGGCCTTGATCGGCTACGTCCGCTGGAAAGGCGCCGAAACCTCGATCCGCTGGCTGTATTTCACCGGAACGGCACTTGGCCTTGCGCTCGCGACCAAATGGACCACGCTCTACGTATTCCTGGTCCTGGCCGTCGATCTGGGTGTAACGGCGATCCGTGACCGGCGCCTCCCTCCCCTGGCGGCCTGCCTCAACATGCCCGTCGCGCTGGGCCTCCTGCCCCTTGCGATCTATCTGTCGTCCTACCTGCAGTATTTCGCTCTGGGCTACCGCTGGCCGGAATTCCTCGAACTGTTCCGCCAGATGTGGTTCTACCATACCGGACTGAAAGCCACCCATGCCGCCCATTCGCAGCCCTGGCAGTGGATCCTCAATCTCCGTCCGGTATGGATGTACGTCGATTATTCGGTGCCCGGAAAAATCGCCAACATTTACAACCTGGGAAACTCGGTGATTTTCTATGGCGGGCTTTACGCCGTTGCCGCCGCGATCCTCAAGAAGGAATGGTACCGGAGCTGGCCCGTGGCGTTCATGATTCTGGTCTATTTCATGCTCTGGCTGCCGTGGACCATTTCGCCCAGGATCATGTTTTTCTATCACTATGCGCCGGCGGTGCCGATACTGTGCATCATTCTCGCCCGCTGGCTCGGCGGCAATCTGGCCGCCCAGGACAAAACCGACCGAATCACGGCGAAACTCATCCTGGCGGCGGCATTTCTGTGGTTCGTCGTGTTCTATCCCGACAACACCGCCATACACGTTCCGCAGGGTTTTGCCGACGCCGTATACTTTTTGGTTCCGGGATGGAAAAACTAA